In Arthrobacter citreus, a single genomic region encodes these proteins:
- the queD gene encoding 6-carboxytetrahydropterin synthase QueD encodes MFDFRIVDRLHKIDEHIKKEDLKYHHKRVLVNKEFTFDAAHHLHCYEGKCKNLHGHTYKVMFGISGFVDEIGLVIDFGDIKQIWKEKIEIYLDHRYLNEMLPPMNTTAENMVVWIYEQMENALKAHTNPAQDIRVEFVRLFETPTCYAEARREWMINE; translated from the coding sequence ATGTTTGATTTTCGCATCGTAGATCGACTTCATAAGATTGATGAGCACATCAAAAAAGAAGACTTAAAATACCACCATAAACGTGTTCTAGTGAATAAAGAATTTACTTTTGATGCTGCACATCACTTACATTGCTATGAAGGTAAATGTAAAAATTTACATGGACACACATATAAAGTCATGTTTGGAATTAGTGGTTTTGTTGATGAGATCGGCTTAGTCATTGATTTCGGTGATATTAAACAGATTTGGAAGGAAAAAATTGAAATCTATTTAGATCACCGTTATTTAAATGAGATGCTACCTCCAATGAATACAACAGCGGAAAATATGGTTGTTTGGATTTATGAGCAAATGGAAAATGCACTTAAAGCTCATACAAATCCGGCGCAAGATATTCGTGTAGAGTTTGTTCGTTTATTTGAAACGCCTACTTGCTACGCTGAAGCTCGTAGGGAGTGGATGATTAATGAGTAA
- the queF gene encoding NADPH-dependent 7-cyano-7-deazaguanine reductase QueF → MVGRSKGSLEEVSLLGSNNTKYLFEYDPGILETFDNTHPDRDYFVKFNFPEFTSLCPKTGQPDFATIYISYIPEQKMVESKSLKLYFFSFRNHGDFHEDCMNIIMDDLIKLMDPRYIEVWGKFTPRGGISIDPYCNYGRPGTKYEKMAEHRMMNHDLYPEKIDNR, encoded by the coding sequence ATGGTAGGAAGATCAAAAGGTTCACTTGAAGAAGTATCATTACTTGGCAGCAACAACACAAAATATTTATTTGAATATGACCCAGGAATTTTAGAAACATTTGATAATACTCATCCTGATCGTGATTATTTCGTAAAATTTAATTTCCCTGAGTTTACTTCACTTTGTCCAAAAACTGGTCAGCCTGACTTTGCGACAATTTATATTAGCTATATTCCAGAGCAAAAAATGGTTGAAAGTAAATCATTAAAGCTTTACTTCTTTAGCTTCCGTAATCACGGAGACTTCCATGAGGATTGCATGAATATCATTATGGATGATTTAATCAAATTAATGGATCCTCGTTATATTGAAGTTTGGGGTAAATTCACTCCACGTGGCGGTATTTCAATCGATCCATATTGTAACTATGGCCGTCCAGGTACAAAATACGAAAAGATGGCTGAACATCGTATGATGAATCACGATTTATATCCTGAAAAGATTGATAATCGTTAA
- a CDS encoding ROK family protein, whose protein sequence is MIRQFVGYQSPKVKSLKLLYSLIRKLGPIKVSSLTETTGYKHTTCVRLLDELVQEGLIYDTGLGVSSGGRRPAMYEINPTAYYLVGVEITNLFTTVLLLDLNLTIIKSKKLKMSSESTGEYTLNFVTKSVDELLEHNNIDREQLLGIGVGVLDPIEQENVINTDSFLADGWENLNIVNYLEEANNCPVLLNNGTNLAALAEYRLNYRKENENIVFVSSDMGIRCGIIQQGKLINNKNEMDDAFGHMIIDIHGKRCSCGSYGCLQAYSSLPAIREEVIKRMKRGETTSLKESIKDVEKISYHQILEALENEDPLCLEVIKEAANYFGIGLTNLIYLLRPDVVICGGTLVPKPLFFELASDVAQKKMEKYSSSPVNIIKSTTPYNIVAQGAGCIVFDYFTEEMM, encoded by the coding sequence ATGATCAGGCAATTTGTAGGCTATCAGTCGCCTAAAGTAAAAAGTTTAAAGCTTTTATATAGCTTAATACGGAAATTAGGACCAATAAAAGTAAGTTCACTAACTGAAACTACAGGGTATAAGCACACTACTTGTGTTCGGTTATTAGACGAATTAGTACAAGAGGGACTTATTTACGATACCGGATTAGGGGTTTCAAGTGGAGGGAGAAGACCAGCCATGTATGAGATTAATCCAACCGCCTACTACCTAGTTGGTGTCGAAATTACGAATTTATTTACGACGGTACTTCTGCTTGACTTAAACCTAACAATTATAAAATCAAAAAAATTGAAAATGAGCAGTGAAAGTACTGGAGAATATACACTAAATTTTGTGACGAAAAGTGTGGATGAACTATTAGAGCACAATAATATTGATAGGGAACAGTTATTAGGAATTGGTGTGGGAGTCTTGGACCCAATAGAACAAGAAAATGTAATTAATACAGATTCATTTTTAGCTGATGGATGGGAAAACCTAAATATTGTTAATTATTTAGAAGAAGCTAATAATTGCCCGGTACTATTAAATAATGGCACCAACTTAGCTGCTTTAGCAGAGTACCGACTAAACTATCGTAAAGAAAATGAAAATATCGTATTTGTCTCGAGTGATATGGGAATACGATGTGGAATCATTCAGCAAGGCAAATTAATAAATAATAAGAACGAAATGGATGACGCTTTTGGTCATATGATTATCGACATTCATGGAAAACGCTGTTCATGTGGCTCATATGGTTGTCTCCAAGCGTACAGTAGTTTGCCAGCAATTCGGGAAGAGGTCATTAAACGGATGAAGCGAGGAGAAACTACTTCTTTAAAGGAATCAATAAAGGATGTAGAAAAAATAAGCTATCATCAAATTCTTGAAGCACTAGAAAACGAGGATCCACTTTGTTTAGAAGTAATCAAAGAGGCTGCTAATTATTTTGGGATTGGACTAACCAATCTAATTTATCTATTGCGTCCCGATGTTGTAATATGTGGAGGTACATTAGTACCAAAACCATTATTCTTTGAATTAGCTTCCGATGTAGCACAAAAAAAAATGGAAAAATACTCTAGTAGTCCTGTTAATATTATTAAATCAACAACGCCTTATAATATTGTTGCTCAAGGTGCAGGGTGTATCGTATTTGATTATTTTACCGAGGAAATGATGTAA
- the queE gene encoding 7-carboxy-7-deazaguanine synthase QueE, with translation MSKIPVLEIFGPTVQGEGMAIGQKTMFIRTAGCDYSCSWCDSSFTWDGSEKENIKWMTAEEVLENLVTLGGDTFSHITISGGNPALLPSLGPVVELLKEKNMTLALETQGSRWQSWLPSIDEVTLSPKPPSSGMNTDFDMLGSIIQNLENHPKFCLKVVIFDEKDLAYAENVHQKFPHVPFFLQVGNSWLNADDGTLLQYMLKRYEWLIDEAMKSKIFKNVKVLPQLHAFVWGNKRGV, from the coding sequence ATGAGTAAAATTCCTGTACTTGAAATATTTGGACCTACTGTACAAGGTGAAGGTATGGCAATCGGTCAAAAAACGATGTTTATTCGTACTGCAGGTTGTGATTATTCTTGTAGTTGGTGCGATTCTTCTTTCACATGGGATGGTAGTGAAAAAGAAAATATTAAATGGATGACCGCAGAAGAAGTTTTGGAGAATTTAGTGACCTTAGGTGGCGATACATTCTCACATATAACAATTTCTGGTGGAAATCCGGCCCTACTTCCTTCATTAGGACCTGTAGTAGAGTTATTAAAAGAAAAAAATATGACTTTAGCTCTTGAAACCCAAGGTAGTAGGTGGCAATCATGGTTACCTTCTATAGATGAAGTAACCTTATCACCTAAACCACCTAGTAGTGGCATGAATACTGACTTCGATATGTTAGGAAGCATTATTCAAAATTTAGAAAATCACCCAAAGTTTTGCTTAAAGGTTGTTATTTTTGATGAAAAAGACTTAGCTTATGCAGAAAACGTTCATCAAAAATTCCCACATGTTCCGTTCTTTTTACAAGTCGGAAATAGCTGGTTAAATGCGGATGATGGAACTTTATTACAATACATGCTAAAACGTTATGAATGGCTTATAGATGAAGCAATGAAATCAAAAATCTTTAAAAACGTAAAAGTTTTACCTCAATTACATGCATTTGTATGGGGAAATAAGAGAGGAGTTTAA
- the treP gene encoding PTS system trehalose-specific EIIBC component: MSRFSDEAKQLLQHIGGKENIATVSHCATRMRFVLKDVKKADEKKIQEIKIVKGTFTQAGQFQVIIGNEVSTFYNEFVKLAGVDETSKDAAKIAARQNMTWLQRLLAHLAEIFSPLIPAIVVGGLILGFRNIIGDIKLLDDGTKTLVETSQFWAGTHSFLWLIGEAIFNFLPVGITWSITKKMGTTQILGIVLGITLVSPQLLNAYSVAGGAVPPVWDFGFAKIDMIGYQAQVIPAILAGFTLSILEINIRKIVPNAISMIVVPFFALVPTVLIAHVVLGPIGWKIGSVISHLVYSGLTSSFGWLFALVFGFFYAPLVITGLHHMTNAIDLQLMSQLHGTNLWPMIALSNIAQGSAVLAIIYLNRKNEEEKQISIPAAISCFLGVTEPAMFGINLKYAYPFLAAMIGSGIAAIVSVGSGVMANSIGVGGLPAILSIQPKYFGMFSIAMLVAIIIPFILTIIFNKKKLLVKNS, translated from the coding sequence ATGAGCCGATTTAGTGATGAAGCAAAACAACTACTGCAACATATTGGTGGTAAAGAAAATATAGCAACAGTATCACACTGCGCGACTCGCATGCGCTTTGTATTAAAGGATGTTAAAAAAGCTGATGAAAAAAAGATTCAAGAGATCAAAATTGTGAAAGGTACTTTTACGCAGGCTGGACAATTTCAAGTCATCATCGGAAATGAGGTATCTACATTTTATAATGAGTTCGTTAAACTAGCTGGAGTGGACGAAACGTCAAAAGATGCTGCTAAAATAGCTGCAAGGCAAAATATGACATGGCTTCAAAGACTGCTTGCTCACTTAGCAGAAATCTTTTCTCCATTAATTCCGGCGATTGTTGTAGGTGGTCTTATTTTAGGTTTCCGTAACATTATAGGGGATATTAAATTATTGGATGATGGTACGAAAACACTTGTCGAAACCTCTCAATTTTGGGCGGGAACACATTCGTTTTTATGGTTAATCGGTGAAGCGATTTTTAATTTCTTACCAGTTGGTATTACGTGGTCGATTACGAAGAAGATGGGCACAACCCAAATTCTAGGGATTGTTTTAGGGATTACACTTGTTTCGCCTCAGCTGCTTAATGCATACTCAGTGGCCGGCGGAGCGGTACCTCCAGTTTGGGATTTCGGTTTTGCTAAAATTGATATGATTGGTTACCAAGCACAAGTAATTCCAGCTATTTTAGCAGGTTTCACTTTATCTATTTTAGAAATAAATATTCGAAAAATCGTTCCAAATGCAATTTCAATGATAGTTGTGCCGTTCTTTGCGTTAGTACCAACAGTGTTAATCGCACATGTAGTGCTAGGTCCAATCGGTTGGAAAATTGGCTCAGTTATCTCACATTTAGTTTACTCAGGATTAACATCTTCATTTGGATGGCTGTTTGCATTAGTATTTGGATTCTTCTATGCCCCATTAGTTATAACTGGATTGCATCATATGACGAACGCGATTGATCTTCAATTAATGAGTCAACTCCACGGTACAAATCTGTGGCCGATGATTGCGTTATCGAATATAGCTCAAGGCTCAGCGGTTTTAGCCATTATTTACTTAAATAGAAAGAATGAAGAAGAAAAGCAAATTTCAATTCCAGCTGCTATCTCTTGTTTCTTAGGCGTAACGGAACCGGCAATGTTTGGGATTAATCTAAAGTATGCTTATCCTTTCTTGGCTGCTATGATTGGGTCCGGGATTGCCGCTATTGTTTCGGTTGGTTCTGGCGTAATGGCGAACTCGATTGGAGTAGGAGGTCTTCCTGCAATCTTATCTATTCAGCCAAAGTACTTCGGAATGTTTTCAATTGCTATGTTAGTTGCAATCATTATTCCATTCATTTTAACGATTATTTTTAACAAGAAAAAACTGCTAGTGAAAAACTCATAA
- the queC gene encoding 7-cyano-7-deazaguanine synthase QueC: MKNEKAIVVFSGGQDSTTCLFWAMQQFGEVEAVTFNYNQRHKLELDVAADICKELNIPHHILDMSLLNQLAPNALTRTDIEITHEEGELPSTFVDGRNLLFLSFAAVLAKQKGAKHIITGVCETDFSGYPDCRDIFVKSLNVTLNLSMDYPFVIHTPLMWIDKADTWKLADDLNAFEFVKNKTLTCYNGIISDGCGECPACELRQAGLDRYLQSKGAAKHV; encoded by the coding sequence ATGAAAAATGAAAAAGCAATCGTTGTATTTAGCGGTGGCCAAGATAGTACTACTTGTTTATTCTGGGCTATGCAACAATTTGGTGAGGTTGAGGCTGTTACGTTCAACTACAATCAACGTCATAAACTAGAATTAGATGTAGCTGCAGATATTTGTAAGGAATTAAATATTCCCCACCATATACTTGATATGTCCTTGTTAAATCAACTTGCTCCAAATGCTTTAACAAGAACAGACATTGAGATTACTCATGAAGAAGGTGAATTACCTTCTACATTCGTCGATGGACGTAATTTATTATTCTTATCTTTTGCAGCAGTACTTGCTAAACAAAAAGGCGCGAAACACATTATTACTGGTGTTTGCGAAACTGACTTTAGCGGATATCCTGACTGCCGAGATATCTTTGTTAAATCATTAAACGTAACTCTTAATCTATCAATGGATTATCCATTTGTTATTCATACTCCACTTATGTGGATTGATAAAGCTGACACTTGGAAGTTAGCTGATGATTTGAATGCATTTGAATTCGTTAAAAATAAAACGTTAACTTGCTATAATGGTATTATTTCTGACGGTTGTGGAGAATGTCCTGCATGTGAGCTTCGTCAAGCTGGTTTAGATCGTTATCTACAATCGAAAGGAGCCGCAAAGCATGTTTGA
- a CDS encoding ParM/StbA family protein, which yields MVKARIAAIDVGNDSLKGIFGKMENEINIPNIIARDTEDRPIIGVEELDNQEPVDGIHIRVHSPTLKENNSIYRVGHLATKSSNASELDPGSNKSEEDQTLIMLFAALALDAAREENTHNKNSNNVIDATYILGTGLPLREVKEGKDVGYRSRLLSSVHQVEFLVTPKYQGVKVNIKFEEVKVYPEGFAAFINLVMDNDLNIINKALIDKRILIQDIGGLSTDVAVIKNRKVDDDKAQGFNLGVSESLEAIREEIRSRHGIELDSRRDVVEIITKKSDRNHIMVKGSRTSVHDIVDRILLELAKKQYRHLRNIWQKNSQTEICYFIGGGSLILKDYIKTLNNNLDGYNIDFFEDEKESIWMMANAYYKLVADFYRRTQKEKQPEEQKLAKTK from the coding sequence ATGGTAAAGGCACGTATTGCGGCAATTGATGTAGGAAACGATTCACTCAAAGGGATTTTTGGGAAGATGGAAAATGAAATTAATATTCCTAATATTATTGCTAGGGATACGGAGGATCGTCCAATTATAGGGGTAGAGGAATTAGACAACCAAGAGCCGGTTGATGGTATTCATATTCGAGTACACTCTCCTACTTTAAAAGAAAATAATTCAATCTATCGTGTGGGACATTTGGCAACAAAAAGCAGCAATGCGTCAGAATTAGATCCAGGAAGCAATAAATCTGAAGAAGATCAAACACTAATTATGTTGTTTGCCGCTTTAGCATTAGACGCAGCACGAGAGGAAAATACACATAATAAGAATTCAAATAATGTTATTGATGCTACATATATTTTAGGGACAGGTCTTCCACTTAGAGAAGTTAAAGAAGGTAAGGATGTAGGGTATCGTTCAAGATTGCTAAGCTCTGTGCACCAAGTCGAGTTTTTAGTAACACCTAAATACCAAGGGGTAAAGGTAAATATTAAGTTTGAAGAAGTTAAAGTGTACCCAGAAGGATTTGCCGCATTCATTAATCTTGTTATGGATAATGATTTAAACATTATTAATAAGGCGCTTATTGATAAAAGAATCTTAATCCAAGATATAGGTGGCTTATCTACTGATGTAGCAGTTATTAAAAATAGAAAAGTTGATGATGATAAAGCACAAGGCTTCAACCTAGGTGTATCAGAATCACTTGAAGCTATTCGTGAAGAAATCCGTTCAAGACATGGGATTGAATTAGATAGCCGCAGGGATGTAGTTGAAATAATTACTAAGAAAAGTGATCGTAACCATATCATGGTAAAAGGAAGTAGGACAAGCGTTCATGATATTGTTGATCGAATCCTTCTTGAGTTAGCAAAAAAACAATATCGCCATTTGCGTAATATTTGGCAAAAAAACTCACAAACAGAAATATGCTATTTCATTGGTGGAGGATCTCTTATCTTAAAGGATTATATTAAAACGCTTAATAATAATCTAGACGGATATAATATCGATTTCTTTGAAGATGAAAAAGAAAGCATTTGGATGATGGCTAATGCATATTACAAACTAGTTGCAGATTTTTATAGAAGAACTCAAAAGGAAAAGCAACCTGAAGAACAAAAATTAGCTAAAACAAAATAA
- a CDS encoding DUF899 family protein, translating to MKIQDLQFEIDLLENEILEKKRQLTALRKAIPEQKVENYPFVTSNGEPTSLLKLFGEKDELIVIHNMGRGCSYCTMWADEFNGVYHHIRNKAAFVLSTPDAPGVQEDLAAERGWVFPIVSTKDTTFKIDMGFEVDGNCQPGVTTFRKDLDGSIYQVAKARFGPGDDYCSVWHLLDLLPTGSVNFQPAKKLNNQTPYQLTNYIAFEVAHYENAIKFYENTIGMKLEKKYENETKFSLNGTYFFIANNPDKNVYFEFAVDHFDNIIGKLIDAGCHITKVYHDKSVMISDPYGLKFHLFETKKN from the coding sequence GTGAAAATTCAAGATTTGCAATTTGAAATCGATTTGCTAGAAAATGAGATTTTAGAAAAAAAGAGACAGCTAACCGCTTTACGGAAAGCCATACCGGAGCAGAAGGTTGAAAATTATCCGTTCGTTACTTCAAATGGAGAGCCAACAAGTTTACTAAAACTTTTTGGGGAAAAAGATGAACTAATCGTAATCCATAATATGGGCAGAGGTTGTTCTTACTGCACAATGTGGGCAGACGAGTTTAACGGCGTTTATCACCATATTCGTAATAAAGCCGCTTTTGTCCTTTCGACACCAGATGCACCGGGTGTTCAAGAGGATCTTGCAGCAGAACGTGGTTGGGTTTTTCCGATTGTTTCGACGAAGGATACTACTTTTAAAATAGATATGGGCTTCGAGGTAGATGGTAATTGTCAACCAGGTGTTACAACATTTCGGAAAGACTTAGACGGTTCGATTTATCAAGTTGCAAAAGCCCGCTTTGGTCCTGGAGACGATTATTGTTCCGTATGGCATCTACTGGATTTGCTACCTACCGGCTCGGTGAATTTTCAACCGGCAAAAAAACTTAATAACCAAACACCCTATCAGCTTACTAACTATATTGCTTTTGAAGTAGCTCATTATGAAAATGCAATTAAATTTTATGAAAACACAATCGGTATGAAACTTGAAAAGAAATACGAGAATGAAACTAAATTCTCCTTAAATGGCACTTATTTTTTTATTGCAAATAATCCGGATAAAAATGTTTATTTTGAGTTTGCGGTAGATCATTTCGATAATATAATTGGCAAATTAATAGATGCCGGTTGTCATATAACAAAAGTTTATCACGATAAAAGCGTTATGATTTCTGATCCTTATGGACTTAAATTTCATTTATTTGAAACAAAGAAAAATTAG
- a CDS encoding purine-nucleoside phosphorylase, giving the protein MHKTEHILETRDFILNKTSYRPTVGLILGSGLGTLADEIENSVVIPYSDIPHFAKSEAVGHANELVIGELKGQAVVAMKGRFHYYEGFTLDEVTFPVRVMKALGVEKLIVTNACGAVNTSFNPGDLMLITDHINLVGTNPLIGPNNPELGTRFPDVSEVYNKELRSLALNVAAKQEIKLQQGVYAWWSGPSYETPAEIRMIRTLGADSVGMSTVPEAIVAVHGSMKVLGISCLTNMACGILDQPLNHEEVIEVASMVRSKFVNLVKGILEEM; this is encoded by the coding sequence ATGCATAAAACTGAACATATTTTAGAAACAAGAGATTTTATATTAAATAAAACAAGCTACCGTCCAACAGTTGGACTAATTTTAGGTTCTGGTTTAGGTACACTTGCAGATGAAATCGAAAACTCTGTTGTAATCCCTTACAGTGATATTCCCCATTTTGCAAAATCTGAAGCAGTAGGACATGCAAATGAATTAGTAATCGGTGAATTAAAAGGACAAGCTGTAGTAGCGATGAAAGGTCGCTTTCATTATTATGAAGGCTTTACTTTAGATGAAGTAACATTCCCTGTTCGAGTAATGAAAGCACTTGGTGTAGAAAAGTTAATCGTAACAAATGCATGTGGTGCTGTTAATACAAGCTTTAACCCAGGCGATTTAATGCTGATTACTGATCATATTAACTTAGTAGGAACAAATCCTTTAATTGGTCCAAATAACCCAGAATTAGGAACTCGTTTCCCTGATGTTTCTGAAGTATATAATAAAGAATTACGCAGCCTTGCTCTAAATGTTGCCGCAAAACAAGAGATTAAATTACAACAAGGTGTATATGCTTGGTGGAGTGGTCCATCATACGAAACACCTGCTGAAATCCGCATGATCCGTACACTTGGTGCAGATTCTGTAGGAATGTCAACAGTACCTGAAGCAATCGTTGCTGTTCACGGAAGTATGAAGGTATTAGGGATTTCTTGCCTAACAAACATGGCATGTGGAATTCTAGATCAACCATTAAACCATGAGGAAGTAATCGAAGTGGCAAGCATGGTTAGATCGAAATTCGTTAATTTGGTTAAGGGCATTTTAGAAGAAATGTAA
- a CDS encoding DUF2252 family protein yields the protein MKRTILTLTACLSILPVSTSYAADQSSSRESYIQSQLTTVNSFITDSTVRQEKYISMEESPFAFYRATNPLFYADLGTGVIPIPSTWKTTANIKTWIQGDAHTQNIGYFDNSKGEVVFDLNDSDESYVAPFYWDLIRFSTSVFLMANEAPNVSLSMQDRRDLVTSFLTTYQDTLTAVNGNSGETTTQLDEGTLTGGFVQDEMRDIKSSDSVAKLLNKWTTTTSGTRLFNFSNSNLKAVTSTERSNIVNNWTNYKASISSFVSSKPSTYFTIKDIARRLHSGLGSLGVDKFYVLIEGDTTSQSDDVILEVKEQRNPSMFLEGSLSQAQYNSWFPTHANRSKTGELADGIKVDNHLGEINFNNKSYRVQRISPWDETFDAADFKSKSDVQDFLKYSAKALAYAHARADKDYNTTYVNYNFEQGVIDAINAWPQFKTTVLQLSENYYNQVLADYSLFEDLRSTGKLQ from the coding sequence ATGAAGCGAACTATTTTGACATTAACTGCTTGTTTATCAATCCTACCTGTTTCAACTTCTTATGCTGCAGATCAATCATCATCGAGAGAATCATACATCCAATCACAACTAACAACCGTGAATTCATTTATTACCGATTCGACCGTTCGACAAGAAAAATATATAAGCATGGAGGAGTCTCCTTTTGCTTTTTACCGTGCGACTAATCCACTTTTCTATGCAGACCTAGGAACTGGTGTCATTCCTATACCTAGCACTTGGAAAACGACTGCAAATATTAAAACGTGGATTCAAGGAGATGCACATACTCAAAATATTGGTTATTTTGATAATAGTAAGGGCGAGGTCGTTTTTGATTTAAATGATTCAGATGAATCATATGTTGCACCATTTTATTGGGATCTAATTCGTTTTTCTACTAGCGTTTTCCTTATGGCAAATGAAGCCCCAAATGTATCTTTATCAATGCAAGATAGACGTGATTTAGTAACAAGCTTTTTAACTACATATCAAGATACTTTAACAGCAGTAAATGGAAATAGCGGTGAAACTACAACGCAACTGGATGAAGGAACATTAACAGGTGGATTCGTCCAAGATGAAATGCGAGATATAAAAAGCTCCGATAGTGTAGCTAAGCTATTAAATAAATGGACCACAACCACATCTGGAACGAGACTATTTAATTTTTCAAATAGTAATTTAAAGGCTGTAACATCTACGGAAAGATCAAACATTGTTAACAATTGGACAAATTATAAAGCTAGCATTTCTAGTTTTGTTTCTTCAAAGCCAAGTACATACTTTACGATCAAAGATATAGCTCGACGTTTACACTCAGGACTTGGAAGCTTAGGCGTAGACAAGTTTTATGTATTAATTGAAGGTGATACGACCTCACAAAGTGATGATGTGATCTTGGAAGTAAAAGAGCAACGGAACCCATCCATGTTTTTAGAAGGCAGCTTGTCGCAAGCTCAGTACAATTCATGGTTCCCAACGCATGCTAACCGGTCAAAAACAGGAGAATTAGCAGATGGAATTAAAGTGGATAATCATTTAGGAGAAATCAATTTTAATAATAAGTCTTATCGCGTTCAACGAATTTCACCATGGGATGAAACATTTGATGCGGCTGACTTTAAAAGTAAATCAGATGTCCAAGACTTTTTAAAGTACTCCGCAAAAGCTTTAGCATACGCTCATGCAAGAGCTGATAAGGACTATAACACAACATATGTAAACTATAATTTTGAGCAAGGAGTAATAGATGCAATTAATGCTTGGCCACAATTTAAAACAACCGTCCTTCAATTAAGTGAAAACTACTATAATCAAGTTTTAGCTGACTATAGTTTATTTGAGGATTTAAGAAGTACTGGAAAGTTACAATAA
- a CDS encoding EamA family transporter, translated as MKGMLYIIIGSVSYGVLSTFVKLAYGDGFIVNDVVGIQMFVGAIFLWSVVIFNKTKSSKLKTQQYLKPTKKNVLSLIVLGSTTGLTGMFYYLALQYITASLAIVLMFQFTWIGVLLESVFNRRLPEKSKLLSLIPLVIGTLFATNVLTGGIGSMNWMGVLFGLLSAVSYSTFILLSGRVALKTNPMTKTALMITGGFIICAIFLPPTFFTNGRLFVELLTKYGLILGFLGPFFSTLMFSKGVPLTGSGLASILGAAELPTATLMSAIVLKETIGTPQYFGIILILIGIILPEFLRRKSSVQFS; from the coding sequence TTGAAAGGTATGCTTTATATCATTATAGGTTCTGTCAGTTATGGCGTCTTGTCTACCTTTGTAAAATTGGCTTATGGTGATGGTTTTATTGTAAATGATGTAGTCGGTATACAAATGTTTGTAGGTGCAATATTCCTATGGTCTGTTGTCATATTTAATAAAACTAAGTCATCAAAATTAAAAACACAGCAATATTTAAAGCCTACAAAGAAGAATGTATTATCACTTATTGTGCTGGGATCGACTACAGGCTTAACGGGTATGTTTTACTACTTGGCTTTACAATATATCACTGCATCATTAGCTATTGTCTTGATGTTCCAGTTCACCTGGATCGGTGTGTTATTAGAATCAGTATTCAATCGTAGACTTCCTGAAAAAAGTAAGTTACTCTCATTAATTCCTCTTGTAATCGGGACACTTTTTGCTACTAATGTTTTAACCGGTGGAATTGGTTCGATGAATTGGATGGGAGTTTTATTCGGGTTATTATCTGCAGTTTCATATAGCACCTTTATCCTCCTTAGCGGTAGAGTTGCTTTAAAGACGAATCCGATGACAAAAACTGCGTTAATGATAACTGGTGGCTTTATCATTTGTGCCATCTTTTTACCACCTACATTTTTTACAAATGGACGTTTATTCGTGGAGCTCTTAACAAAATATGGTTTAATTCTTGGCTTTCTTGGTCCGTTTTTCTCAACTTTAATGTTTTCTAAAGGAGTTCCTTTAACTGGATCAGGTCTAGCTTCTATATTAGGAGCTGCGGAGTTGCCAACTGCTACATTAATGTCAGCAATTGTATTAAAGGAAACAATTGGAACGCCACAATATTTTGGTATTATATTAATATTAATTGGTATTATTTTACCTGAATTCCTTAGAAGAAAGTCGTCGGTTCAATTTTCATAA